The nucleotide window ATGCTTTAAACTACTGATCCCCTCAGAGAAATAAAAGGATGTAACTAGATAGATGTATTGCATGTAATAAGAGATAGGAATGTAACTTTGCACCCACCATGAGCTCATTTTTCCGTTCTTATTTTGTCTGTGGACATTGTGCTGTGAAAATATGTTTTGCTGCGCTGATCAGTGGCGGACCCAGGATTTTCGTtcagggggttcgaaaaataaaagtataaacgtgtaaataagCCTTTAGAAATGGAAACCTTGAattcttttgggtttaaaaccaaacttttaacacattttttaaagtaaaaaaaaaaaactataaaaaacttgaaaaacagaactgaaaattaaaagaaaaactaaaaaaaactgaaactgaaaaagaaaaaaataaagtgcTATCACTAGGATTCGATCCAGTGATGTACAACTTAATTTCAGGGGTATTTGCCACTGCACCATCAGTTTTCCTTTGTtattgagggggttcaaaatatattatatctacaaaaatacagaaaatttaccttatatataccgtGTAATTTTTGCTCGATAccacgtgggtccgcccctggcGCTGATATGAGCTTTCATCACGCTTGGGTTGACATCTTTTCTTCCAATTGGGTTATGGATTCTAATTTCTATTACAAAGATAGTTATACGAGAGACTGATATTGACATATTTGGTGAACTTGCTATGGCCTTAACCTAGACAGGCAATTTATTCTGCTTTGCTGATATatagttcaaaaaaaattaatcaacttGCTAGCAATTGTCTTTATAATATCTCTTTATTGGCTCCTGAAGGGACTGGAACCTAAAGAATATTAGAAAGTAATGATGAAAGAGGAAGTACTTGATGTGACCCAAAATGTAAAAGGAGAACCGATGCCTTTGGAATTTTTGTGTGACACAGTGATGCAAATTTTCTTCCCAATTTGAAAAAagggttttatttattttgcttgacTCTCATGGCTTATGACTGTTGAACATGTTAGCAAGTGCTATTAAGGACTATTTGTTCTTTCCATTtgcatttctcatttctttctgAATACTAAAAATCCACGGCATGATACTTTTTTTGGCAGGTGAATCCACATACCCACCAGGTTAAATTATGCGATTTTGGGAGTGCCAAAGTTCTGGTGTGTGTACATTTTTTCTTTGCATCTTGTCCGTTCTAACATAAGAGTCTATTTGATGCATTTTCTGATTGGATAAATCTGCTCCAATTTTTTGGCAGGTTAAAGGAGAACCAAATATTTCTTACATCTGCTCTAGGTATTATCGAGCACCTGAGCTCATATTTGGTGCAACAGAGTACACTACTGCTATAGATGTTTGGTCTGCTGGCTGTGTCCTAGCTGAGCTACTTCTTGGTCAGGTAGGTTGTTACTTTCTCCTAATATTAGCTTATTCGTGGACAGTATTCCGTATTACATTGACAATTTTCTGTATCTCATTATTTGCTTTCTTCCATTTTCAGCCTTTATTTCCAGGTGAAAGTGGAGTTGATCAGCTTGTTGAGATCATTAAGGTAATCTTGTCTATTTGACTTTCTTGTCTGCAGTTCCTTACCAACTTTATTTCCACCTTTGTGCCTTTTCTGCTgttcttgattttcttgcatCATTGCcgcttgttttttttttttccttcttttcatttATTGCATCCAATTGTAATTTTTATAGGCCTTCTTTCCTGCCTTTCTATTTTGGAGTTATTTACTTCTTGACTTGCAATGTTCTGGGGCAACTCTTGTGTGATTTCTGCTTTCTCGAATTTTTTTTCTGCAAATGTATCTTATGGGGAGATAATAGCTCTTTTTAGTGGCCGTATTAGCACATTCCTATCATTTTAATCATGTTAGGGATTTTTTTAGCAATAAGATTTCTTCAAGATGTATGTAGTAGggaaattaaaaggaaattagAGGAAAAGATAAGAACTAAAGTCAACATACATACAAATTAACTTGGCTTTCAGCTTGAGTATTGCTTCGCTGCTATTGTGACTGAGTTTTGATATTAAGTGAAGATCCACCTCTTTCAAACTTCCATATCAACCTAGCTTAAGATTTGTGAATCAAATAGACCACAGAGATGGTGAGATGGGCTTTTTCTGACCAATTATACTTTACATGTGATTCTGACCTGAATAGTCCGTAAATGCCCAATGATTTTGTCTTCTACTCTGGTCTGTTCCCTAAATTTAGGTACTTGATTCCtaagttgctcagactcttcaaaaacgAAGTCGGGTGCGTTTCAGATCCTTCAAatgtagtgcatttttggaggatccaacacgggTGCAGCAACATATTTGGaaagtccgagcaacttagcttGATTCTGTGCTAAAGTTCAGTTTGTCCTACTGTTTTAGATTCTAGATTGTAATTCATGGAAGGGGCTTTGTTTGAATGTTAAGGAATTCGCACTGGCGCAACACGTTTTCGTTTTCTGCTTGTGTAGCAGTTTCATATTCGGAGATTCTGTAACTAAGACGAGTTCACTGTTTTTGATAAAGATATTGAAGTAGAAGTATTGTTTTAGTAATAAGACAGCTTTCTGTATTATTAACATTTCAATTGTTGTCTTAGATAAATATGGCTAAGAAGATACTCAACCTTTTGCTGCATGTCCATGTTACTTAATTTGTTTTCAGTTTGGCCCACGTCTACTTTTCTTTTGTCCAAACTATATCTCCTACTACATTTTGCAGGTTTTGGGCACTCCTACAAGGGAAGAAATTAAATGTATGAATCCCAACTATAATGAGTTCAAATTTCCTCAAATTAAAGCTCATCCATGGCACAAGGTACTTGAAATACTACTTATCGTAACCAACCCCTTCATAGATCTGGCTAGCATACACAAGGCAACAAGTCATTTCTAATGTTGATTTTCAGATATTCCATAAGCGCATGCCTCCAGAAGCAGTTGATCTGGTCTCAAGACTGCTGCAGTACTCTCCTAACTTGCGCTGCGGTGCTGTAAGTATGCCAAATTTATTTGTTCGAGCTAATCTCTTTTGCGTATGTATAGTGAGTTAGTCACAGAATATACAGGGGTCACCTTTCTGTATCTCTGTTCAGTGTTTGACTTATTGTGATGCTCATTTAAAAGTTGAACACGTACCCATTATGTTGTTAAAAAGTATCTAAGTTTTAGCTCAACATAGCATGCcagtctttcttttctttgtcttAGGCATCACCGAATTTCTTGAAGAGCACTGCAGCTGTAGTTTAATTTGTCAATGGTATGATTATTTCTGTCTAGTTCCAAGTTGTGAGAGGTGTACTAATTTTGAATGCAGTTGGATGCCTTGGTTCACCCCTTTTTTGACGAGCTTCGTGATCCCAATACACGCCTGCCTAATGGACGCTTTCTTCCTCCCTTGTTTAACTTCAAGGCTCATGGTATGTTGTTGACAAGACTTCTTTCAGATTAGCTTCTTTCCATAAGTTACAACTGAATCTATTGAATCTGGCTTTCTTGTCACCAGAGTTGAAGAATGTGCATGCAGAGATATTATTGAAGTTGGTTCCGGAGCACGCCAGAAAACAGTGCCCTTCCCTTGGGTTATGAGTTCCTGCCTTGTGATAGAAATAATTTAA belongs to Solanum stenotomum isolate F172 chromosome 1, ASM1918654v1, whole genome shotgun sequence and includes:
- the LOC125864848 gene encoding shaggy-related protein kinase NtK-1, which encodes MASVGLAPTSGLRESSGHNAGVDRLPEEMNDMRIRDDKEMEAAIVDGNGTETGHIIVTTIGGRNGQPKQTISYMAERVVGQGSFGVVFQAKCLETGETVAIKKVLQDKRYKNRELQTMRLLDHPNVVSLKHCFFSTTDKDELYLNLVLEYVPETVHRVIKHYNKLNQRMPLILVKLYTYQIFRALSYIHRTIGVCHRDIKPQNLLVNPHTHQVKLCDFGSAKVLVKGEPNISYICSRYYRAPELIFGATEYTTAIDVWSAGCVLAELLLGQPLFPGESGVDQLVEIIKVLGTPTREEIKCMNPNYNEFKFPQIKAHPWHKIFHKRMPPEAVDLVSRLLQYSPNLRCGALDALVHPFFDELRDPNTRLPNGRFLPPLFNFKAHELKNVHAEILLKLVPEHARKQCPSLGL